The DNA window GAAGGAGCTATATAAAGTTTTACTACGTCATCCCATTCATAAAATTCTTCATATGCTGTTTTATCTCCTTTTTTTCCTTCTATTTCTAATTTATACATTAAATCTTCAATTTCTTTTAATTTTTCTTGATTTTCATTATCTTTTGCTTCTTTATACATTAATTCTTTTTCATCTTTTGTATATATTGGATAGCTTGGTTCCTTCTTTCCACAAGATACAACTAATAAAAGAATCATAAATGTTAAAAATATTTTTTTCATTTTGTAACCTCCAAATTACCATTTTCTACTGTTTAATAAATCAGGTTTCTTATATTCTTTACTAGGTCTATATGTCATTACAGCTTTTTCGTGTTCTAACTCCGCTTTTTCATTTTGTATTCTTCTCATTTCTTCGGCATTTTGTGTCTTTAAAGATGAAGCTATTAATGTTCTTAATTCTAATAATGCTTTTGTTTGTTCAGCTGCCATATTCACACCAGCTTGTAAAACTGCTTTCTGTCCTTCTGCTGTGTTTGCTGCCCTCATTAACTCTGCTATTCTTTGAGAATCATTAGCAAGTCTTTCAGGATCTCCTAATCCAGCTATTGCAAAACTACTTTTTGTTATATCCTTTGTTGCAGCTAATAAATCATCTGCTTTTCTCATATATTCTTCAGGGCTAAGACCTTCTAAATTCTTAAAATCTGCATATGTATCCTTAAAAGATTGTTCAAAATTTTTAAATGATGAAATAGTATCTTTAAATTGATTTTGAATATTCATTAATTCTTGATAATCTTGTTGGATTTTCATTAATTGTCCTGTTGTAAGTTCTTGTCCCAGATCCATCATATTTGTCATTTCCATTTCAATTTGTTTTAACTGATTTTGAGTTTGTTGAATAGCTTCATTCAATTCTTTTCCTAAATCTGTTGCCATTAAGGCTTGATTTGCCTGCATAGCAGCTAGAATAGTAACTATCCTCTTTAAATCTCCTCCTCCTTTTCCTCTTTTAATTATTCCTGCTGAGACATTAACTGAAATTCCTACTAATAATAATGTCATAATAAATACTTTTATTTTTTTTATTTTCCCTCCTTAAAAAGTATGTGACACATGTGTCACTTAGTTTACATAATTTTATTTTTTAAAAAACATTCCTCCAGATACTCTTTTTTTAAGTTTTATCTTGAAAAGTTTTTTCTAAATCTACCAGTCTAATTGATTTCTTTTTTATCTTTAAATTTAAAAGTTATATGTTTCAATCGAGACTTTTATAGACTGCCATAACTCTTCTAATACCTCTTCAATTTTTTCAATATTTATATTTTTTATAACCAAATGACTAATATATTTATTTTAATTAATTTCTTCATATAATTCATTAATATCTACTTCTAATGCTTTTGAAATTCTTAAAATATCTATAAAAGAAGGTTTTTTTATTACACCAATTTCTATAGCACCTATATTACTTTTACAGACTCCAGATATTGATGATAGCTTTAATTGAGAAATTCCTTTTTTGTCTCTTATTTCTTTTATTTTCCAAATAATCTTCACATTATTTCTCCTTTATGTTATAATTCCCTTAAAAAAGGGAGGTAATTCATATGAACATTACAAATGGTTTTATCAAATTAAAAGAACTTTATAATAATATTGAAAACAATGGCACAATGTTAAGAATAAATTTTAAATACAATAATTTTGATAGTTTTTTACTATATCAAAATTCTATTAATTTACAAAATATATTTATTATTGTTTGGATAGTTGGTAATAACTGGGAATTACAATCTTATTATATTAATAAAGAAATTAATAAAGAAGTTACTTCTTACTCGTTTACTCCTTATATTGATGGTAATATCTATCAAAAAGTAAAACCAATTTTTATAAATGATAATTTTAAAATAAAACCATTTTTTGAAAATTTATTTAAAAGTGTCCTTAGTACTGATACTGTAGATACTCTTAATATGAATGAACTTCAAATTCACCAAGAAAATAATATAAATAATAATAGAAACTATGAAAATTATATTTATTTTCATCATTTGAGAAATCCAAATATATCTTCCAAACAAGCAGAAAAAATAAAGAAATATTTAGGAGATAAAAAATATAAAATTTTACTTAAATATCACCAAACTTGTGTATTTACAAATAATATCTTTGAAGCAAATAATTTTGACATTGCTTTTAATGAACTTATAAAGGATCACATTGAATAAAATAACATATGTACAACTCATTTTCTTTTGTTTTTAATTTTTCTTTTATATTTAAAATTTTTAATATTTTCATTAATGATAATGGTTTTTGTAAATATTTTTTTATTTTTAAAAATGAGTATAGATATTTATATTTTTTTCCATTTTTATCTATAAGACATATTCTTATTCTATTGATAGGAACTTTAGCAATTCCTTTTTTATTATCAAACATCCAGACATTTGTTTTAGTAATAATTAAAAAGCTATTATCAATTTTAATATCCCATTCATCAAAATTAATATTATAATCAAATAATTTTAAAGTAATTTCTTTATCTCTGTACTCATTTTTAATTTGATATTCTTTAAAACAATACCAGCGAAGAATTCCTTTTTCTATCATTTCCATATTCTTTTTCCTTTTAATTTTAATGTTTATTTATAATTAAGTGACACATGTGTCACTTACTTTTTTAATCTCCTGAATGGTTTTTAAATATGGTAAAAGATTTTTTTTATCAATAGGAACAAAAGGATTAGGTTTAAGTTTTAATACTAATAATTATTTTAATGATCCTTCAGCAATATGAGATAAAGGAAGAGAAATAGGAGGTCTTATAATAAAACAGCTTAGTTGGAAACCAGCTACCTATATTTTCATTTTATTGAGTCTGTTAACATATATAGGTTTCTTTATACTAGCAATGAGAATAATTATATGCTGGGTAGAATATTACTTTTTAACTGGAATTTCTATTATGTTTCTTCCTTTTGGTACATTAGATTTAGGTTTGGAGTACTATAAAAATGTTTTTAAAACAATAATGAGTTGTTCTATAAAGTTATGTGTCTTTAATATTTGGCTTTTAATATGTGATAAATTAATTAAAGAATTATTAGTTGTTAATAGAGGATATGAATTAGATGATGCATTAGTTGTGTGTGGTACAGTATATATTCTAGTTGTTATAATGTTAAGTATGCCATCTTTAACATCTGGTCTTTTAACAGGAAGTCCTGCTGTAAATGCAGGGGCAGCTATGGCAGGAGCAACAGGAGCTTTTGCAGGAATGACAAGAGGAATGGGACATGCTTATAGAGGAACAAAAGAGACTGTAAAAGGTGCAGTAAAGGGAGCTAAGATAGGAGCGAATAGTATTGGTGGTTTATTAGGAGCTCCAGGTTCAGTTGGAAATATAGTTGGAAGCACTTTTGGTGGAGCTGTAGGAGCAATTGTTGGAGGCTCTTATGCTGGTGCTAGATATGGAGTTTTCAAAGAAAAAGCAAAAGATAAACAAAATAATGGAAATAATGCTTCTGTTACTTCTCCTTCTAATAACTCATCATTAGGTGGAAATTCTAGTGGAGGAAGTTCAGGAAGTACTCCTAATCAACAAAGCACAACTTCAAATAGTCCT is part of the Fusobacterium nucleatum genome and encodes:
- a CDS encoding helix-turn-helix domain-containing protein, translated to MKIIWKIKEIRDKKGISQLKLSSISGVCKSNIGAIEIGVIKKPSFIDILRISKALEVDINELYEEIN
- a CDS encoding conjugal transfer protein TrbJ; this translates as MKKIKVFIMTLLLVGISVNVSAGIIKRGKGGGDLKRIVTILAAMQANQALMATDLGKELNEAIQQTQNQLKQIEMEMTNMMDLGQELTTGQLMKIQQDYQELMNIQNQFKDTISSFKNFEQSFKDTYADFKNLEGLSPEEYMRKADDLLAATKDITKSSFAIAGLGDPERLANDSQRIAELMRAANTAEGQKAVLQAGVNMAAEQTKALLELRTLIASSLKTQNAEEMRRIQNEKAELEHEKAVMTYRPSKEYKKPDLLNSRKW